From the genome of Methylocystis bryophila, one region includes:
- a CDS encoding adenylate/guanylate cyclase domain-containing protein yields MEMEEPAVKRTLAAMVMADVVGYSRLMSEDEPGTVRRLKACKALCVDPLVRRLGGRVIDAVGDSLFLEFASVVDATRCAIALQQRIAEWNRPFPEDKRIVYRMGVNIGDVILSDRSLFGDSVNVAARLQTLAEPGGICLSSAAVDQIRQNIDADFVSVGAHTVKNIERPIEAFALSADAIAHRPRESLPAKARPPLWRFAVLASAAGLLVVAAYLVQLEWKRLARERLISRLDALLTETQANANERARRRLIDQYLAIGEHRALAIAPRAQNHWWTGDWPSAATAEEKALERCQIRFGEPCALAARDETLLLGPKDAESAVRSTAKVDYAGVFDPSKIPAVRDVIAGRPDVAGYANALEPKAAAIHPRGVITTVTGAATQRKAEIQALKSCNAEPTREGDGECFLYATGNQVVLPMRKTTALTKP; encoded by the coding sequence ATGGAAATGGAGGAGCCCGCCGTCAAGCGCACTCTCGCCGCGATGGTGATGGCGGATGTCGTCGGCTACAGCCGCCTCATGAGCGAGGACGAGCCCGGGACGGTCCGCCGCCTCAAGGCGTGCAAGGCGCTCTGTGTCGATCCGCTCGTGCGCCGGCTCGGCGGCCGCGTCATCGACGCGGTCGGAGACAGCCTCTTTCTCGAATTCGCGAGCGTCGTGGACGCGACGCGCTGCGCGATCGCCCTGCAGCAGCGCATCGCTGAATGGAATCGCCCCTTCCCCGAGGACAAGCGGATCGTCTATCGAATGGGCGTCAACATCGGCGACGTGATCTTGAGTGACCGCAGCCTTTTTGGAGACAGCGTCAATGTTGCGGCGAGACTGCAAACCCTCGCGGAACCCGGAGGGATCTGCCTTTCCAGCGCCGCCGTGGACCAAATCCGCCAGAATATCGATGCGGATTTCGTCTCCGTCGGCGCGCACACGGTAAAGAACATCGAGCGTCCCATCGAAGCTTTCGCGCTCTCGGCCGACGCGATCGCCCATAGGCCGAGGGAGAGCCTGCCCGCGAAGGCCAGGCCGCCCTTGTGGCGCTTCGCCGTCCTCGCCAGCGCCGCCGGCTTGCTCGTGGTTGCGGCCTATTTGGTTCAGCTCGAATGGAAGCGCCTCGCGCGAGAGAGGCTCATCTCGCGCCTCGACGCCCTTCTCACTGAGACGCAAGCGAACGCGAATGAGCGGGCGCGGCGGCGCCTCATCGATCAATATCTCGCGATCGGCGAGCACCGCGCGCTGGCGATCGCGCCGCGTGCGCAAAATCACTGGTGGACGGGCGACTGGCCGAGCGCAGCGACAGCGGAAGAAAAGGCGCTCGAACGCTGTCAGATCCGTTTCGGCGAGCCTTGCGCGCTCGCCGCGCGCGACGAGACGCTCTTGCTCGGGCCCAAGGACGCCGAATCCGCCGTGCGCTCGACGGCAAAAGTCGACTACGCCGGCGTCTTCGATCCCTCCAAGATTCCCGCCGTGCGCGACGTGATCGCCGGGCGGCCCGATGTCGCCGGCTATGCGAACGCCCTCGAGCCCAAGGCCGCGGCTATACATCCAAGAGGCGTCATCACAACGGTGACCGGGGCGGCGACGCAACGTAAGGCGGAGATTCAGGCCCTGAAAAGCTGCAACGCCGAGCCCACGCGAGAGGGCGATGGCGAATGTTTTCTCTACGCCACAGGCAATCAGGTCGTTCTGCCGATGCGAAAAACGACGGCGCTGACGAAGCCTTGA
- a CDS encoding DUF4424 family protein has translation MRGLQGFEIRAPPRRNSSPNLSLVMESIMNKTSRVFATLLCASMTGFILNAQAATSKLAADDSDEQPPALAVGALQVSTDAPLTVTAMSIEVTADKIAYSYGFKNERSTAIDMLGTVTMPTLDASGQDDAPQLPRLDAGNPVGLKVATSAGPIATKAHAKAWALEMNRQAELAAANIPLLPFGSETIKALQDAPADVIAKLKRLGLIAPRDPAKPTEAYEPAWSLDVTRELDISLPANAETRVNLAFSPIRSDYELAQENDDDLDELKGEYCLSPSTLARLRARMKSGAGWQVSELAVDVSAPSTAFSAPAATLSVRKPSENAIVAFCGADEKTLGAETVAGLAPDDIEDGELHILIFSPADR, from the coding sequence ATGCGGGGATTGCAAGGCTTCGAGATCCGCGCGCCGCCGCGCCGCAATTCCTCCCCCAATCTCTCGCTCGTCATGGAGAGCATCATGAACAAGACCTCGCGGGTCTTCGCGACCCTTCTTTGCGCCAGCATGACCGGCTTCATCCTGAACGCCCAGGCCGCGACCTCGAAGCTCGCGGCGGACGACAGCGACGAGCAGCCGCCGGCGCTGGCTGTCGGCGCGCTGCAAGTCTCGACCGACGCGCCGCTGACGGTGACCGCCATGTCCATAGAGGTGACGGCCGATAAGATCGCCTATTCCTACGGCTTCAAGAATGAACGCTCGACCGCCATAGACATGCTCGGCACGGTGACGATGCCGACGCTGGACGCGAGCGGCCAGGACGACGCCCCGCAGCTCCCCCGGCTCGACGCGGGCAATCCGGTCGGGCTCAAGGTTGCAACGAGCGCTGGGCCGATCGCGACAAAAGCCCACGCCAAGGCTTGGGCGCTCGAGATGAACCGGCAGGCCGAGCTTGCGGCGGCCAACATCCCGCTGCTCCCCTTCGGGTCCGAAACGATCAAGGCTTTGCAAGATGCGCCCGCCGATGTGATTGCGAAGCTGAAGCGCCTCGGGCTGATCGCGCCTCGCGACCCCGCAAAACCCACCGAGGCCTATGAGCCGGCCTGGTCGCTCGACGTGACGCGGGAACTGGACATCAGCCTGCCCGCCAATGCGGAGACGCGTGTCAATCTCGCTTTCTCGCCGATCCGCTCGGACTATGAGCTGGCGCAAGAGAACGACGACGATCTCGACGAGCTGAAGGGCGAATATTGCCTCTCGCCGAGCACGCTCGCAAGGTTGCGCGCCCGCATGAAGTCCGGCGCCGGATGGCAAGTCTCCGAGCTCGCCGTCGACGTCTCCGCGCCCTCGACCGCCTTCAGCGCCCCTGCCGCGACTCTTTCGGTGCGCAAGCCCTCAGAGAACGCGATCGTCGCCTTCTGCGGGGCCGATGAAAAGACGCTCGGCGCCGAAACCGTCGCCGGCCTCGCGCCCGATGATATCGAGGATGGCGAGCTCCATATTCTGATTTTCTCCCCGGCTGACCGATAA